In a single window of the Delftia tsuruhatensis genome:
- a CDS encoding ABC transporter ATP-binding protein, with product MTAFLEIERLDKTYVSERQPIVALHQIDLGIAEGEFVCIVGPSGCGKSTLMRCMAGLEPISGGRLALRGQDITRPPEDMGVVFQRDLLLEWRCILDNVLVAAEFHGRDRRAFEPRARELLGLFGLSAFLDRYPRELSGGMRQRVSICRALLLDPQLLLMDEPFGALDPFTRDELNAELQRTWLATGKTVVFITHSISEAVFLGSRVVMMARGPGRVADVVDIDLERPRGLQVRETPAFAAYVARIRETFRDLGVCKG from the coding sequence GTGACCGCCTTCCTCGAAATCGAGCGGCTCGACAAGACCTATGTGTCCGAGCGCCAACCCATCGTGGCGCTGCACCAGATCGACCTGGGCATTGCCGAGGGCGAGTTCGTCTGCATCGTCGGGCCCAGCGGCTGCGGCAAGAGCACGCTGATGCGCTGCATGGCCGGGCTGGAGCCCATCTCCGGCGGCCGCCTGGCGCTGCGTGGCCAGGACATCACGCGGCCGCCCGAGGACATGGGCGTGGTCTTCCAGCGCGACCTGCTGCTGGAGTGGCGCTGCATCCTGGACAACGTGCTCGTGGCGGCCGAATTCCATGGCCGCGACCGGCGCGCCTTCGAGCCGCGGGCGCGCGAGCTGCTGGGCCTGTTCGGCCTGTCGGCCTTCCTGGACCGCTACCCGCGCGAGCTGTCGGGCGGCATGCGCCAGCGCGTGTCCATCTGCCGTGCCCTGCTGCTGGATCCGCAGTTGCTGCTGATGGACGAGCCCTTTGGCGCGCTGGACCCGTTCACGCGCGACGAACTCAATGCCGAGCTGCAGCGCACCTGGCTGGCCACGGGCAAGACGGTGGTCTTCATCACGCACTCCATCTCCGAGGCCGTGTTCCTGGGCAGCCGCGTGGTGATGATGGCGCGCGGCCCGGGCCGCGTGGCCGACGTCGTGGACATCGACCTTGAGCGCCCGCGCGGCCTGCAGGTGCGCGAGACCCCGGCGTTTGCCGCCTATGTGGCCCGTATCCGTGAAACTTTCCGCGACCTGGGCGTCTGCAAGGGGTGA
- a CDS encoding ABC transporter permease, which yields MKHIWIHTRRSWQAIATLAALLVFWEAAVRGLGIREFLLPAPSRIAAQFAAQPGYLLLQSLDTLRTTLLGFALALVLGVAAAIGIVYSRLLDRTLYSLLVALNAVPKVALAPLFVIWMGTGAAPKVAIAMLIAIFPILIDTVLGLRSTDPDMLDMARVNQASRASMLWKIRFPNALPSLFAGMKVGVSFALVGTIVGEFVAGEAGLGHVILVAQGSFDTSTVFVALALLCLLGVALFKAIEAAEARCLRWHASQREKPAPAS from the coding sequence ATGAAACACATCTGGATCCATACCCGGCGCAGCTGGCAGGCCATCGCCACCCTGGCCGCGCTGCTGGTGTTCTGGGAGGCGGCCGTGCGCGGGCTGGGCATCCGCGAATTCCTGCTGCCTGCGCCATCGCGGATCGCTGCGCAGTTCGCCGCGCAGCCGGGCTACCTGCTGCTGCAAAGCCTGGACACCCTGCGCACCACCTTGCTCGGCTTCGCGCTGGCGCTGGTGCTGGGCGTGGCGGCGGCCATAGGCATCGTCTACTCGCGGCTGCTGGATCGCACGCTGTATTCGCTGCTGGTGGCGCTCAACGCCGTGCCCAAGGTGGCACTGGCGCCACTGTTCGTGATCTGGATGGGAACGGGCGCGGCGCCCAAGGTGGCGATCGCCATGCTCATCGCCATCTTCCCCATCCTCATCGACACGGTGCTGGGCCTGCGTTCCACCGACCCGGACATGCTGGACATGGCCCGTGTCAACCAGGCCTCACGCGCCAGCATGCTCTGGAAGATCCGCTTTCCCAACGCCTTGCCCAGCCTCTTCGCGGGCATGAAGGTCGGCGTGTCGTTCGCGCTGGTGGGCACCATCGTGGGCGAGTTCGTGGCGGGCGAGGCCGGGCTGGGCCATGTCATCCTCGTGGCCCAGGGCAGCTTCGACACCTCGACGGTCTTCGTCGCGCTGGCCCTGCTGTGCCTGCTGGGCGTGGCGCTGTTCAAGGCCATCGAGGCGGCCGAGGCCCGCTGCCTGCGCTGGCATGCCTCGCAGCGCGAGAAGCCTGCCCCGGCAAGCTAG
- a CDS encoding alpha/beta hydrolase-fold protein, producing MIRGLVAATLLAGMVAAQAQEQQAWSVQVDAEAGQLLSWRMDGGTHAHEIELLGPDGRLLRAWPATHNGIQEPAWVAPATGRYRLLARNPFFDAAPAPRWQLLASGPALADASPTAEAERPLSARLRQLQAELAQAAPERRAGLLQRFWQQVQATGTPLLEASPAGADEVLATFLWRAPEPHVDAAHRIEIEWAMRSEDSFTLQRLAGTDIWHLSLPLPRGLRAAYQLVVDTPQWPGADSPPRRPQRMKARQLASQRDVLNPHRWHAGLPGLAADGPAALHAHRSVLEIPAQGMRHKASLQPDATRPLAGRIEHLRFASHARGDERSLSLYLPPGTHAPGSLPLLVLFDREAYLSRVQIDRRLDQWIAQGRIPPLATLLIANPTQADRGRELPPNGDAFGDMLAHELLPWIRERHPQLARDAAQVVVAGSSYGGLAAGWMGFAHPDVFGNVLSLSGSYWWTPEAAGPRNRWAEGDWFMRQVAAAPARAVRWHLSAGLLERGVGGEGGLVDNNRHLRNVLQARGYRVSYREFAGGHDYYAWGEEIAIGLQALLGSR from the coding sequence ATGATTCGCGGCCTCGTGGCCGCCACCCTGCTCGCCGGCATGGTGGCGGCACAGGCCCAGGAGCAACAGGCCTGGTCGGTGCAGGTCGATGCCGAGGCAGGCCAGTTGCTGTCCTGGCGCATGGACGGCGGCACACATGCCCATGAAATCGAGCTGCTGGGCCCCGACGGCCGCCTGCTGCGCGCCTGGCCCGCCACGCACAACGGGATACAGGAGCCGGCCTGGGTCGCGCCCGCCACGGGCCGCTACCGGCTGCTGGCCCGCAACCCCTTCTTCGATGCCGCGCCCGCGCCGCGCTGGCAGTTGCTGGCCAGCGGGCCGGCCCTTGCCGATGCAAGCCCCACGGCAGAGGCAGAGCGGCCGCTCAGCGCCCGACTGCGCCAGCTGCAGGCCGAGCTGGCACAGGCCGCGCCCGAGCGCAGGGCCGGACTGCTGCAGCGCTTCTGGCAGCAAGTGCAGGCCACGGGCACGCCGCTGCTGGAAGCCTCGCCTGCGGGGGCGGACGAAGTGCTGGCCACCTTTCTGTGGCGTGCGCCCGAGCCCCACGTGGACGCGGCCCACCGCATCGAAATCGAATGGGCCATGCGCTCCGAAGACAGCTTCACCCTTCAGCGGCTCGCCGGCACCGACATCTGGCACCTGAGCCTGCCGCTGCCACGCGGCCTGCGCGCGGCCTATCAACTGGTCGTGGATACGCCGCAATGGCCGGGCGCAGACAGTCCGCCCAGGCGCCCGCAGCGCATGAAGGCCCGGCAACTGGCCAGCCAGCGCGATGTCCTCAACCCGCACCGCTGGCACGCGGGCCTGCCCGGCCTTGCGGCCGACGGCCCGGCAGCACTCCACGCCCACCGCTCGGTGCTGGAGATCCCTGCGCAAGGCATGCGCCACAAGGCCTCGCTCCAGCCCGATGCGACACGGCCCCTTGCGGGCCGGATCGAGCATCTGCGCTTTGCCAGCCATGCGCGGGGCGACGAACGCAGTCTGTCGCTGTACCTGCCACCCGGCACCCACGCGCCCGGCAGCCTGCCGCTGCTGGTGCTGTTCGACCGCGAAGCCTATCTGTCGCGCGTGCAGATCGACCGGCGGCTGGACCAGTGGATTGCCCAGGGCCGCATCCCGCCGTTGGCAACCCTGCTGATCGCCAACCCCACGCAGGCCGATCGCGGCCGGGAGCTGCCGCCCAATGGCGACGCATTCGGCGACATGCTGGCCCACGAACTCCTGCCCTGGATACGGGAACGCCACCCACAGCTGGCGCGCGACGCCGCGCAGGTGGTGGTGGCCGGCTCCAGCTATGGCGGCCTGGCGGCGGGCTGGATGGGCTTTGCGCACCCTGACGTGTTCGGCAACGTGCTGTCGCTGTCAGGCTCGTACTGGTGGACCCCCGAGGCGGCAGGCCCGCGCAACCGCTGGGCCGAGGGCGACTGGTTCATGCGCCAGGTGGCCGCCGCGCCCGCCCGCGCCGTGCGCTGGCACCTCAGTGCAGGCCTGCTGGAGCGCGGCGTGGGCGGCGAAGGCGGGCTGGTGGACAACAACCGCCATCTGCGCAATGTGCTGCAGGCCAGGGGCTACCGCGTGAGCTACCGTGAATTCGCGGGCGGCCATGACTACTACGCCTGGGGCGAGGAGATCGCCATCGGGCTGCAGGCGCTGCTGGGCAGCCGCTAG
- a CDS encoding TonB-dependent receptor domain-containing protein, with the protein MKPVLRLALRPLSLACLSAVAAMAQAGQQEPPLPTIVVTASGNAQEIQDAPASISVLTADDLRTRPAHELSELLTGIEGVTLNRTGNGTPTIQIRGFDAAYTLMLIDGKRVNASTSMFRGGAGYDSGWVPLDDIERVEVVRGPMSSLYGADAIGGVVNIITRPVGKAWKGSVTTEAVLSADRDLADSQKLGFSMSGPLIDERLGLKLYGNYDHRAPSDARDPLNNPVTPLFGRILNRHAGGQLSWRPDARQTVTLDADLGSKDHGGYTMERDAFSLRHKGSWGRASTELTLASDEIRNLKGMVDAQVNPNHSNTYSLNGKLSFAAFGNQFLTMGIDARKERLWDPVNLSGWPGAQASAAAPSTSVNQYAIFIEDEIRITERLALTLGNRFDHHQNFGGHHSPRAYGVFHLNDAWTLKGGVSRAFRTPTLVQNSPNWGSVSCGSATTGCYIIGSRDLKPETALSKEIGVQYARGAHSASLMLFDTRLRNMIDIDSRTRDPLLAPQFDNFVGFLPDGRPIFSYQNINSARTRGVEASWKWQAMADLGIKTAYTYLDAKNTSKAQATRLINRSRHNVHVAADWRVNGRWSLGAAWRLQSEQPLNTAGTVRKGGYGIVDLSAAWQFSKDSSLRTGVLNLGDRTFERSAGNDYSELGRRFYVSLHSRF; encoded by the coding sequence ATGAAACCCGTCTTGCGCCTTGCCCTGCGCCCTCTTTCGCTGGCCTGCCTGTCGGCGGTCGCCGCCATGGCCCAGGCCGGACAGCAGGAGCCGCCCCTGCCCACCATCGTGGTCACGGCCAGCGGCAACGCGCAGGAGATCCAGGATGCGCCGGCCAGCATCTCGGTGCTCACGGCCGATGATTTGCGCACGCGCCCGGCCCATGAACTGTCCGAACTGCTCACGGGCATCGAGGGCGTGACGCTCAACCGCACGGGCAACGGCACGCCGACCATCCAGATCCGGGGGTTTGACGCGGCCTACACGCTGATGCTGATCGACGGCAAGCGCGTCAACGCCAGCACCTCCATGTTCCGTGGCGGCGCGGGCTACGACTCGGGCTGGGTGCCGCTGGACGACATCGAGCGCGTGGAGGTGGTGCGCGGCCCCATGTCCTCGCTGTACGGCGCCGATGCCATCGGCGGCGTGGTCAACATCATCACCAGGCCCGTCGGAAAGGCCTGGAAGGGATCGGTCACCACCGAGGCCGTTCTCAGCGCAGACCGCGACCTGGCCGACAGCCAGAAGCTGGGCTTTTCCATGAGCGGCCCGCTGATCGACGAGCGGCTGGGCCTCAAGCTCTACGGCAACTACGACCACCGCGCGCCCAGCGATGCGCGGGACCCGCTGAACAACCCGGTCACGCCGCTGTTCGGCCGCATCCTGAACCGCCACGCGGGCGGCCAGTTGTCCTGGCGACCCGATGCGCGCCAGACCGTCACGCTGGATGCCGACCTCGGCAGCAAGGACCATGGCGGCTACACCATGGAGCGCGACGCGTTCTCGCTGCGCCACAAGGGCAGCTGGGGTCGGGCCAGCACCGAGCTGACGCTGGCCTCGGACGAAATCCGCAACCTCAAGGGCATGGTGGATGCCCAGGTCAACCCCAACCACTCCAACACCTATTCGCTCAACGGCAAGCTCAGCTTCGCGGCCTTCGGCAACCAGTTCCTGACCATGGGGATCGATGCCCGCAAGGAGCGCCTGTGGGACCCCGTCAACCTCAGCGGCTGGCCGGGCGCACAGGCCAGCGCGGCCGCACCGTCCACCTCGGTGAACCAGTACGCCATCTTCATCGAGGACGAAATCCGCATCACCGAGCGCCTGGCGCTGACCCTGGGCAACCGCTTCGACCACCACCAGAACTTTGGCGGGCACCACAGCCCGCGCGCCTATGGCGTATTCCATCTGAACGATGCCTGGACCCTCAAGGGCGGCGTCTCGCGCGCCTTCCGCACGCCCACGCTGGTGCAAAACAGTCCGAACTGGGGATCGGTGTCCTGCGGCAGTGCCACCACGGGCTGCTACATCATCGGCAGCCGCGATCTCAAGCCGGAAACCGCACTGAGCAAGGAGATCGGCGTGCAGTATGCGAGAGGCGCCCACAGCGCCAGCCTGATGCTGTTCGATACCCGGCTGCGCAACATGATCGACATCGACAGCCGCACGCGCGACCCGCTGCTGGCGCCACAGTTCGACAACTTCGTGGGCTTCCTGCCCGATGGGCGCCCCATCTTCAGCTACCAGAACATCAACAGTGCGCGCACGCGCGGTGTGGAAGCCAGCTGGAAATGGCAGGCCATGGCCGACCTCGGCATCAAGACAGCCTATACCTACCTCGACGCGAAGAACACCAGCAAGGCCCAGGCCACTCGGCTGATCAACCGCTCGCGCCACAACGTCCACGTCGCGGCCGACTGGCGCGTGAACGGGCGCTGGAGCCTGGGCGCGGCCTGGCGCCTGCAAAGCGAGCAGCCGCTGAACACGGCGGGCACGGTGCGCAAGGGCGGCTACGGCATCGTGGATCTGAGCGCGGCCTGGCAATTCAGCAAGGACTCCAGCCTGCGCACGGGCGTTCTCAACCTCGGCGACCGCACGTTCGAGCGCAGCGCAGGCAACGACTACAGCGAACTGGGCCGGCGTTTCTACGTCTCGCTGCACTCGCGCTTTTGA
- a CDS encoding helix-turn-helix transcriptional regulator → MGTLSVFASGSSAFSSEEGGLIHVPDIERSLDPLGREYIVGDRGVTATTDVLRGRMQVLEPQPGMLLYRTEVQDLCSMRTSNLLYPGVKIVIVLAGETELSYGERRFHLRAQEGACRGAMLALARTDRFMRQWRAGRSERKLVLTLSPEWLTRMGVLQGAMAQFAARHLAVAPWQPSPKALALAEQLHRGCSLPPSAQLLWCQSRFMEILSEAIQAVEAGAPAADRRLPVPGVRQLARLVALRDWLATAAADGMDLAAIARHAGMSQAHLQRHFPSVADGQSLGRFVRARRLERARLALEQGRASVAQAAQIAGYRSTTHFAAAFRAQFGMVPSFAKPGLTV, encoded by the coding sequence ATGGGCACCCTCTCTGTTTTTGCCTCCGGCAGCTCTGCTTTTTCCTCAGAAGAGGGCGGCCTCATCCATGTGCCCGATATCGAGCGCTCGCTGGATCCTCTGGGCCGGGAATACATCGTGGGCGACCGTGGCGTGACCGCGACCACCGACGTGCTGCGCGGGCGCATGCAGGTGCTGGAACCGCAGCCGGGCATGCTGCTGTACCGCACCGAAGTCCAGGACCTGTGCAGCATGCGCACCTCCAACCTGCTGTATCCGGGCGTCAAGATCGTCATCGTGCTGGCCGGGGAGACCGAACTGTCCTATGGAGAGCGGCGCTTTCATCTGCGGGCGCAAGAGGGTGCGTGCCGTGGCGCCATGCTGGCGCTGGCGCGTACCGACCGCTTCATGCGCCAGTGGCGTGCGGGCCGCAGCGAGCGCAAGCTGGTGCTGACGCTGTCGCCCGAATGGCTGACCCGCATGGGCGTGCTGCAGGGGGCGATGGCGCAGTTCGCCGCCCGGCACCTGGCCGTGGCGCCCTGGCAGCCCTCGCCCAAGGCGCTGGCACTGGCCGAGCAACTGCATCGCGGCTGCTCGCTGCCGCCTTCGGCACAGTTGCTGTGGTGTCAGAGCCGCTTCATGGAGATCCTGTCCGAGGCCATCCAGGCCGTGGAAGCGGGGGCGCCAGCGGCGGACAGGCGCCTGCCCGTGCCCGGCGTGCGCCAACTGGCCCGGCTGGTGGCGCTGCGCGATTGGCTGGCCACCGCAGCCGCCGATGGCATGGACCTGGCCGCCATCGCCCGCCACGCGGGCATGAGCCAGGCCCACTTGCAGCGGCATTTCCCCTCCGTGGCCGATGGGCAGAGCCTGGGCCGCTTCGTGCGTGCCCGGCGCCTGGAGCGCGCCCGCCTGGCGCTGGAGCAGGGGCGTGCCAGCGTGGCCCAGGCCGCGCAGATCGCGGGCTATCGCAGCACCACGCATTTCGCTGCGGCATTCCGGGCGCAGTTCGGCATGGTGCCTTCTTTTGCCAAGCCGGGGCTGACCGTTTGA